Proteins encoded together in one Benincasa hispida cultivar B227 chromosome 1, ASM972705v1, whole genome shotgun sequence window:
- the LOC120070297 gene encoding protein C2-DOMAIN ABA-RELATED 4-like: protein MENLMGLLRVHVFRGVNLAVRDVVSSDPYVIFKMGKQKLKTRVVKQNINPEWNEDLTLSIQDPNLPVNVLVYDKDLFSLDDKMGDAEFDVRPFVEAVKMRLNNLPNGTIIRKIQPSRENCLSEESCIVWADGKVIQKMFLRLRNVESGEIELQLQWIDIPGSRGL, encoded by the exons ATGGAGAATTTAATGGGTTTGCTCAGAGTCCATGTGTTTAGAGGTGTTAATCTTGCTGTAAGAGATGTTGTTAGCAGTGATCCTTATGTTATTTTCAAGATGGGCAAAcag AAATTGAAGACTCGAGTAGTGAAGCAAAATATCAACCCAGAGTGGAATGAAGATCTAACTCTATCAATCCAAGATCCAAATCTTCCGGTCAACGTG TTGGTATATGACAAGGACTTGTTCTCGCTCGACGACAAGATGGGGGATGCGGAGTTCGACGTTCGACCTTTCGTGGAAGCAGTCAAGATGAGATTGAACAATCTCCCAAATGGAACCATCATAAGAAAGATTCAACCAAGTAGGGAAAATTGTTTGTCTGAAGAAAGTTGTATAGTTTGGGCAGATGGAAAAGTTATTCAGAAAATGTTTCTAAGGCTAAGAAATGTTGAGTCTGGTGAAATTGAGCTACAGTTGCAATGGATTGATATTCCTGGCTCTAGGGGACTGtag